From the genome of Triticum aestivum cultivar Chinese Spring chromosome 3B, IWGSC CS RefSeq v2.1, whole genome shotgun sequence, one region includes:
- the LOC123069816 gene encoding bZIP transcription factor 44, protein MASPGPVTSSLNGSEATRAPPAALTEERKRKRKESNRLSAQRSRARKLLQVDELEAEAAALRARNCAVAAAAQEAARRCAVVQAENELLHARALELGARLESLAELIQYIDAAAAMGASSIPLAGVNGTALPQQPILQTELYCNYPYYC, encoded by the coding sequence ATGGCCTCTCCTGGTCCCGTCACGTCGTCGTTGAACGGCTCGGAGGCGACACGGGCGCCGCCTGCGGCGCTGACCGAGGAGAGGAAGCGGAAGCGCAAGGAGTCGAACCGGCTGTCCGCGCAGCGGTCGCGCGCGCGCAAGCTGCTGCAGGTGGACGagctggaggcggaggcggcagcactGCGCGCCCGGAACTGCGCCGTGGCAGCGGCGGCACAGGAGGCCGCGCGCCGGTGCGCGGTCGTCCAGGCCGAGAACGAGCTCCTGCATGCGCGGGCGCTGGAGCTGGGCGCGCGCCTCGAGTCGCTCGCCGAGCTGATCCAGTACATCGACGCGGCCGCCGCCATGGGTGCTTCCTCCATCCCGCTCGCCGGCGTCAACGGCACCGCCTTGCCCCAGCAGCCGATCCTGCAAACGGAGTTGTACTGCAACTACCCCTACTACTGCTAG